From Burkholderia sp. WP9, a single genomic window includes:
- a CDS encoding glycosyltransferase family 4 protein yields the protein MVNKRRDNNARPPHEPASMRVLHVGPGQGQRGGIASVLAELGAQRARFLHAGVMLAIFETHGFQSLRSLLCFLLVDIPCFLFALLKGVDLIHFHVSVRGSFYRKFMLYLLARLCGKKTIFHLHAGNFQYFWTRSGSATRKAVLCFIRGADAVVAVSSAIAAELRIHQGVAHDLHVIGNTAYSAELAAGAALQDFPSATGTDAMPYVAFAGRFTEGKGLDELLRAVASLNRQGIEVELRLAGAGDMARWNRAAIDCGVSERVRFVGWLQGDAKLAFYRDAAVFCMPSHFEAFGISTLEAMFIGRPVIGTRVGGFLDLVEEGVTGYLVRCGDADELAERIRQVVESPDLARAMGRQAVSRALSRYSVDAIVGQYVRCYRKVGDSQRERLI from the coding sequence ATGGTGAATAAGCGTCGGGACAATAACGCGCGCCCGCCTCATGAACCGGCGTCGATGCGCGTGCTGCACGTGGGACCAGGACAGGGGCAGCGAGGCGGCATTGCATCTGTTCTCGCCGAGCTGGGCGCGCAACGGGCGAGGTTTCTGCATGCCGGTGTAATGCTGGCCATCTTCGAAACGCATGGTTTTCAAAGCCTGAGATCACTATTGTGCTTTCTGCTAGTCGATATTCCGTGCTTTCTATTCGCGCTGCTCAAGGGTGTCGACCTGATTCATTTCCATGTGTCGGTCCGAGGTTCTTTCTACCGAAAATTCATGTTGTATCTGCTTGCGCGTCTGTGCGGGAAAAAGACAATCTTTCATCTGCATGCAGGTAATTTCCAATACTTTTGGACCCGCAGTGGATCTGCCACTCGCAAAGCGGTGTTGTGCTTCATTCGCGGAGCAGACGCGGTGGTAGCTGTGTCATCGGCAATTGCGGCGGAACTGCGGATCCATCAGGGTGTTGCGCATGATCTGCATGTAATCGGGAACACGGCGTATAGCGCTGAATTGGCGGCAGGCGCGGCTTTGCAGGACTTCCCAAGCGCGACGGGCACGGACGCGATGCCATACGTCGCTTTTGCCGGCAGATTCACGGAGGGCAAGGGGCTCGACGAGTTACTGAGGGCGGTTGCGTCGCTGAACCGACAAGGCATCGAGGTTGAGCTGCGCTTGGCGGGCGCCGGCGATATGGCTAGATGGAATCGTGCGGCGATCGACTGCGGCGTGAGTGAGCGGGTGCGCTTTGTCGGATGGTTACAGGGCGATGCAAAGCTCGCGTTCTATCGCGACGCGGCCGTGTTTTGCATGCCGAGTCATTTTGAAGCGTTCGGCATCTCGACACTGGAGGCGATGTTTATCGGTCGCCCAGTGATCGGTACGCGAGTCGGTGGGTTCCTCGATCTGGTCGAGGAGGGGGTGACGGGCTACCTCGTCCGTTGCGGCGACGCTGACGAGCTGGCGGAAAGAATCCGGCAGGTGGTCGAAAGCCCCGATCTTGCACGCGCAATGGGGCGGCAAGCGGTGTCAAGAGCCTTAAGCCGTTATTCGGTTGACGCGATTGTCGGTCAATACGTTCGATGCTATCGGAAAGTGGGTGATTCCCAACGGGAGCGGCTGATATGA
- a CDS encoding WecB/TagA/CpsF family glycosyltransferase: protein MERIEVFGCPMDVATMEETVAAILTRIIARRFTQHVAVNVAKLVHMQADTELAKSVQYCDLISIDGMGVIWAARMLGHEVPERVAGVDLFDRLLAEAARLGLPVYLLGATDEVVARVATICTARYPGLRIAGYHHGYFGNDQQSVVDRIRESGARLLFVAITSPTKENFINRWQAALGVDFVMGVGGTFDVVAGKVNRAPRWMQRAGLEWFFRVLQEPRRMWRRYLVTNSKFALMLGKALIVQR, encoded by the coding sequence ATGGAGCGCATTGAAGTATTTGGATGTCCTATGGATGTGGCGACAATGGAAGAAACGGTCGCCGCGATTTTGACTCGAATTATTGCTAGACGCTTCACCCAGCACGTCGCGGTCAATGTGGCGAAGCTCGTACATATGCAGGCCGACACCGAACTGGCAAAGTCGGTCCAGTATTGTGACCTGATCAGTATCGACGGGATGGGCGTGATCTGGGCGGCGCGGATGCTTGGTCACGAGGTGCCTGAACGTGTTGCCGGCGTCGATCTGTTCGACAGGTTGCTAGCGGAGGCGGCGAGGCTAGGGCTTCCGGTGTATTTGCTCGGCGCGACCGACGAGGTGGTCGCACGCGTGGCCACGATATGCACGGCCCGCTATCCTGGTCTGCGAATCGCGGGATATCACCACGGTTATTTCGGCAATGACCAGCAATCCGTTGTCGACCGGATTCGCGAGTCAGGCGCGCGACTGCTGTTCGTGGCGATTACCTCGCCTACCAAGGAGAATTTCATCAACCGCTGGCAAGCGGCGCTCGGTGTCGATTTCGTAATGGGGGTGGGAGGAACGTTCGATGTCGTGGCCGGTAAAGTCAACCGGGCACCTCGCTGGATGCAAAGGGCGGGGCTGGAATGGTTCTTTCGCGTCCTGCAGGAGCCGCGTCGTATGTGGCGCCGCTATCTGGTCACGAACAGCAAGTTCGCGCTTATGTTAGGTAAGGCGCTAATCGTGCAGCGGTAG
- a CDS encoding flippase, producing the protein MSDQYATRADSAVKTSRIRSNFVAMMVWQVGNYLVPLATFPYLTRVLGAAHFGVLGYATAIATYGMLVTEWGFFLSGPRAVVERRGQPEALNELVWSTMIAKACLCSLSFAVLLVVAYFDRKLASVFPVVLAAWSMAVGNVFTLNWLLQGLERFSAFATVALAGRFVALPLTFVFVRHSDDVACAAGIQGGAAVLTGLFSLIAARQLGVLRLPSASLRSVSQRVRESADMFVSSASVSLFGITNAVVLASMTTPYQVGIYTAAEKLKAVANMVPAQINTVCYPRIASMFLAQPRSAARLTAIGALAIVSTTLAGLAVIAYVSTPLTTLILGAGYAGSASLLKLLCLASVFGNLAYFLGLQVLVPFGNARVRSLLMLAAGALNVGLAIVLTPRFGADGAAVSLLTAEALLLAVYVSMILSKPVLRHHFTQLLIR; encoded by the coding sequence GTGAGCGATCAATATGCAACGCGCGCGGATTCGGCGGTGAAAACGTCACGCATCCGCTCGAACTTCGTCGCCATGATGGTGTGGCAGGTCGGTAACTACCTCGTGCCATTGGCGACGTTTCCCTATCTGACGCGTGTGCTCGGCGCGGCGCATTTCGGCGTGCTTGGCTATGCGACGGCGATCGCTACGTACGGAATGCTTGTGACGGAGTGGGGATTCTTTCTCAGCGGTCCGAGGGCGGTCGTTGAACGTCGAGGGCAACCGGAGGCACTGAACGAGCTCGTCTGGTCGACGATGATCGCCAAAGCATGCCTGTGCTCGCTCTCGTTCGCAGTTCTGCTGGTCGTTGCCTACTTTGATCGCAAACTGGCTTCGGTCTTTCCCGTGGTACTCGCTGCTTGGTCGATGGCGGTTGGTAATGTCTTTACACTGAACTGGTTGTTGCAGGGACTCGAGCGGTTCTCCGCATTTGCGACCGTCGCACTGGCGGGCCGCTTTGTAGCCTTGCCGCTGACGTTCGTCTTCGTCCGCCACAGTGACGATGTTGCCTGCGCAGCAGGAATCCAGGGGGGAGCCGCGGTTTTAACGGGACTCTTTTCTCTGATTGCCGCACGGCAACTGGGTGTTCTGCGCCTTCCATCGGCATCGCTACGTTCGGTCTCCCAGCGTGTTCGGGAAAGCGCCGACATGTTCGTTTCATCGGCGTCGGTGAGTCTTTTCGGCATAACGAACGCAGTTGTTCTCGCGTCAATGACGACGCCGTATCAGGTGGGCATCTATACGGCAGCCGAGAAGCTCAAGGCCGTGGCCAATATGGTGCCGGCTCAAATCAATACGGTTTGCTACCCGCGTATCGCGTCGATGTTCCTTGCGCAACCGCGGTCGGCTGCCCGGCTCACGGCGATCGGCGCGCTTGCCATCGTGTCGACGACACTGGCCGGACTGGCGGTCATCGCCTATGTGTCGACACCGCTTACTACTTTGATTTTGGGTGCCGGCTATGCGGGTAGCGCGTCGCTGCTGAAGCTGCTTTGCCTTGCAAGCGTGTTCGGCAATCTGGCCTATTTTCTTGGATTGCAAGTACTGGTGCCGTTCGGGAATGCTCGCGTGCGGTCGCTGTTGATGCTGGCGGCTGGCGCGCTGAACGTTGGCCTGGCAATTGTTCTGACGCCGCGTTTCGGCGCCGATGGCGCCGCGGTGTCGCTTCTTACCGCTGAGGCGCTGTTGCTTGCCGTGTATGTCTCGATGATCTTGAGCAAGCCAGTGCTGCGCCACCACTTTACCCAATTGTTGATTCGATGA
- a CDS encoding glycosyltransferase family 25 protein, with translation MMPSLVPVHVISLSRSGRRDAIAGLLGDHDAPFRFEDAVDGRCLTQIELDAAYDDVAARRRYGRSLTRAEVACFMSHRSVWRKIVEAGRAAVILEDDAILEPAFFDDVLRINESELSAIADIVLLGQSKLRRSESSWTYFNASLYTQLDTCGKDGGVKN, from the coding sequence ATGATGCCAAGCCTGGTCCCTGTTCATGTCATATCCCTGTCTCGTTCCGGCCGCCGCGATGCAATTGCCGGATTATTGGGTGACCATGACGCGCCATTCCGTTTCGAGGACGCTGTCGATGGGCGTTGCCTTACTCAGATCGAACTGGATGCCGCCTACGACGATGTTGCGGCTCGCCGTCGTTACGGACGCTCATTGACCCGTGCGGAAGTGGCGTGCTTTATGAGCCATCGCTCGGTGTGGCGCAAGATTGTTGAAGCGGGTCGCGCTGCGGTAATCCTCGAAGACGATGCGATCCTCGAACCGGCATTCTTTGATGATGTGCTGCGTATCAACGAGTCCGAGTTGTCGGCCATTGCCGATATTGTTCTGCTTGGACAATCCAAATTGCGCCGCTCAGAGTCATCGTGGACCTACTTCAATGCATCTCTTTATACACAACTCGACACTTGCGGCAAGGATGGTGGAGTAAAAAATTAG
- a CDS encoding heparin lyase I family protein, whose protein sequence is MSYGWLLICLLGSLSIARAQDIGVAWTDPQMSAWASTYDKLFSTAWKDGIDAGIGVQANPGGITVVDDPVVAGRKALRIHMTRSEDFSKIANGVPRAELIFPRAVSFSQGTDYLIRWSTFIPVGFTFDARQAVIITQVHQGEWTGGPTIALSLQGKQYAISERGGANTATVSAGKWLCCADADEGKWVNWSLRYVGDDSGHHASTQLWRDGRLVFASQGVPNAYMGVQDAYLKMGLYKSGWNGSASDVSEITLFFGPVSVSKK, encoded by the coding sequence ATGAGTTATGGATGGTTGCTGATTTGCCTTCTGGGAAGTTTAAGTATTGCCCGCGCCCAGGATATCGGAGTCGCGTGGACCGATCCGCAAATGAGCGCGTGGGCGAGCACGTACGACAAGCTGTTCTCGACGGCGTGGAAGGATGGTATCGATGCAGGCATTGGCGTTCAGGCAAATCCCGGCGGTATCACCGTGGTCGACGACCCGGTGGTTGCCGGACGCAAGGCCTTGCGTATTCATATGACTCGATCCGAAGACTTTTCGAAGATCGCGAACGGCGTTCCTCGAGCAGAGTTGATCTTTCCGCGAGCGGTGAGTTTTTCGCAGGGAACAGACTATCTGATCAGATGGAGCACGTTCATACCCGTTGGTTTCACTTTCGACGCCAGGCAGGCGGTCATCATCACCCAGGTACATCAAGGTGAATGGACCGGCGGCCCAACGATCGCGTTGAGTTTGCAAGGTAAGCAGTACGCCATTTCGGAGCGTGGAGGGGCGAATACAGCGACTGTTTCCGCCGGCAAGTGGCTGTGCTGCGCGGACGCTGACGAGGGCAAGTGGGTCAACTGGTCGCTGCGCTATGTGGGCGACGATTCCGGTCACCACGCTTCGACCCAGTTGTGGAGGGACGGACGGTTGGTGTTTGCATCGCAAGGGGTACCGAATGCCTACATGGGTGTGCAGGACGCGTATTTGAAAATGGGACTGTACAAGTCTGGGTGGAATGGTTCTGCGTCCGATGTCAGCGAGATTACGTTGTTTTTTGGACCGGTTTCGGTGTCGAAGAAATAA
- a CDS encoding DapH/DapD/GlmU-related protein, translating into MLHIYRIAHLLHRLHVPFLPWALKVFNRVVFSVSLPPSVIVGRNVVFGYQGLGIVVHRHAVLGSDIVIAPNVVIGGRGQPGAPVIEDNVLIGAGACILGPVTIGRNAKIGANAVVTFDVPPHVTVVGVPARIVQPRQSG; encoded by the coding sequence GTGTTGCACATCTATCGCATAGCGCATCTACTTCATCGTCTACATGTGCCTTTTTTGCCGTGGGCGCTAAAAGTCTTTAACCGCGTGGTCTTTTCTGTATCCTTGCCGCCGTCTGTCATAGTCGGGCGAAATGTGGTGTTCGGCTATCAGGGACTTGGCATCGTCGTGCATCGGCACGCGGTGCTCGGTAGCGATATAGTCATTGCACCCAACGTAGTGATTGGGGGCCGAGGGCAGCCAGGTGCGCCGGTTATCGAGGATAACGTTCTAATCGGTGCGGGTGCATGCATACTGGGGCCGGTGACGATCGGGCGGAATGCGAAGATCGGCGCGAACGCCGTGGTCACGTTCGACGTGCCGCCGCATGTCACGGTAGTCGGCGTCCCGGCTCGAATCGTCCAGCCGCGACAAAGCGGTTAA
- a CDS encoding O-antigen ligase family protein, translating into MTDAVFVQQGNRLAAHEPTRQPGTPLIWMVFAGGLALSPFADYLSVLAAHGIESAGGDARFSLFVRGSMVGGLILFMLAGGRIRLSSWRTALLAVLAIIASAGAVVFGDVTSAEFTQQAVFVLKVFSFFVCLAALSGMSDSQLEKLEPIVRLTLFAYALAIVVGAVFSIDMFRSYWAETQIRSGYKGIVYAQNEASALMIVALGYGLLRVLTSGWTVWNGALVGSVVLASCLVGTKAAMAGALAMTCSYLYCRHRVPQATLRAAALVAVLVGLAGAVYLSLPGVRSAVDLSLQYFMYQHDHAGEGGMLTMILSGRDVKFSNVWDEVASEGFVPLLTGGYPVVRYLVEIDVPDLVLAMGLPVCVLYLWRVGRAFLYRGNGAVPGFGKWFYIVLMGTACTAGHVLVSAIVSPYLAMIAVLVERGAADLRPLTRRLDGE; encoded by the coding sequence ATGACTGACGCCGTATTCGTGCAGCAGGGGAACCGATTGGCGGCGCATGAGCCGACTCGCCAGCCTGGAACGCCATTGATATGGATGGTGTTCGCGGGCGGACTCGCGCTATCGCCGTTCGCGGACTACCTGTCAGTCCTGGCTGCGCATGGAATCGAGAGCGCGGGCGGTGACGCGCGTTTCTCGCTGTTCGTGCGCGGAAGCATGGTGGGCGGACTGATACTGTTTATGCTCGCAGGCGGCCGGATAAGGCTTTCAAGTTGGCGTACGGCGCTACTGGCCGTGCTGGCGATCATCGCGTCGGCAGGGGCGGTCGTATTCGGGGATGTGACAAGCGCCGAGTTTACGCAGCAAGCTGTTTTCGTTCTCAAAGTATTCTCTTTTTTTGTCTGTCTCGCAGCGCTCTCGGGAATGAGCGACAGCCAACTTGAGAAACTCGAACCGATCGTGCGTTTGACGCTGTTTGCCTACGCGTTGGCAATCGTGGTGGGCGCGGTGTTCTCGATCGATATGTTTCGCAGCTATTGGGCTGAAACGCAAATCCGCTCTGGTTACAAGGGCATTGTGTACGCGCAGAACGAAGCGTCCGCCCTCATGATCGTGGCGCTTGGCTATGGCCTGCTCAGAGTTTTGACGTCGGGCTGGACGGTATGGAACGGCGCCCTGGTCGGCAGCGTCGTGCTCGCTTCATGCCTTGTTGGCACCAAGGCGGCGATGGCAGGAGCGCTTGCCATGACATGTTCGTATTTGTATTGCCGGCATCGGGTGCCGCAAGCGACCTTGCGCGCGGCGGCTCTCGTTGCAGTACTGGTTGGCCTGGCGGGGGCCGTCTACCTGTCGCTGCCGGGCGTGCGAAGCGCTGTCGATCTCAGTCTGCAATATTTCATGTATCAGCATGATCACGCCGGCGAGGGCGGAATGCTCACCATGATTTTATCCGGGCGCGACGTCAAGTTTTCGAATGTATGGGACGAGGTGGCAAGCGAAGGCTTTGTGCCATTGCTCACGGGCGGCTATCCGGTAGTGCGCTATCTGGTTGAGATCGACGTGCCTGATCTGGTGCTGGCGATGGGTTTGCCAGTTTGTGTTCTGTATTTGTGGCGTGTTGGAAGGGCGTTCTTATATCGCGGAAACGGGGCCGTCCCGGGCTTTGGCAAATGGTTTTATATCGTTTTGATGGGAACGGCTTGCACTGCGGGGCATGTGCTTGTCTCTGCAATCGTCAGCCCATATCTCGCCATGATTGCTGTGCTCGTCGAGCGTGGTGCGGCAGATCTCCGCCCTCTAACGAGAAGGTTGGATGGTGAATAA
- a CDS encoding IS4 family transposase, translating to MKIRDDAGAWVDEEFETLDLGDPRRDRRAKELVKRFASRPTASIPGACEGWSETIAAYRFLGNEHIDWRDMMQPHWDRTTARMGQLPVVLCIADTTELNFNGQDIEGAGPLCYEAQVGMYLHATYAVTPDREPLGVMNAWMWAREPRDANGKRGGVKESARWIESYEIVAEQARALPDTRLVYVADREGDIAALMQRAQELGEPADWLMRSQHNRALKGEASLWETVHASRVLGHISFVLPGRSGQKAREVRQELRSQRVTLPGRAGVKLTCVEAYEVDAPAGVKPVIWRLVTNREAGDAHALIELVDWYRARWEIEMFFNVLKNACGVEALQLSQMERVEKALVLYMVVSWRIARLMRVGRTCPELDASLFFAADEIHGAHVLCKKARPKKPPTLNQMIRMVGSLGGFLGRKNDGEPGAKTLWIGMQRVMDAVITIQILRDGYDTSV from the coding sequence ATGAAGATCCGAGACGACGCAGGAGCATGGGTGGACGAGGAATTTGAGACGCTGGATCTGGGTGATCCACGGCGAGACCGGCGCGCGAAGGAGCTGGTCAAACGGTTCGCCAGCCGACCCACGGCTAGCATTCCGGGCGCGTGCGAAGGCTGGTCAGAGACGATCGCTGCATATCGCTTTTTGGGCAATGAGCACATCGACTGGCGCGACATGATGCAGCCGCATTGGGACCGTACCACGGCACGCATGGGGCAGTTGCCGGTGGTGCTGTGCATTGCCGATACGACAGAGCTGAACTTTAACGGTCAGGATATCGAAGGGGCTGGCCCGCTCTGTTATGAAGCACAGGTGGGCATGTATCTTCACGCGACCTATGCGGTGACACCGGATCGGGAGCCGCTGGGTGTGATGAACGCATGGATGTGGGCGCGCGAACCACGCGATGCAAACGGCAAGCGTGGGGGCGTTAAGGAAAGTGCGCGGTGGATCGAAAGCTATGAGATCGTGGCCGAACAGGCACGGGCCCTGCCTGACACGCGGCTGGTGTATGTGGCCGATCGTGAAGGCGACATCGCCGCGCTCATGCAGCGTGCGCAGGAACTGGGTGAACCGGCGGACTGGCTGATGCGCTCGCAACACAATCGCGCGCTCAAGGGCGAAGCAAGTTTGTGGGAGACGGTGCACGCCAGCAGGGTACTCGGCCACATCAGCTTCGTGCTGCCCGGGCGCAGCGGCCAGAAGGCGCGTGAAGTGAGGCAGGAACTGCGTAGCCAGCGCGTCACGCTGCCCGGGCGTGCCGGTGTCAAGCTCACCTGCGTCGAGGCGTATGAAGTGGATGCGCCAGCGGGTGTGAAGCCCGTTATCTGGCGTCTTGTGACCAACCGCGAAGCAGGTGATGCGCATGCCCTCATCGAACTCGTTGACTGGTACCGCGCGAGGTGGGAAATAGAAATGTTCTTCAACGTCCTGAAGAACGCCTGCGGGGTCGAGGCACTGCAACTCTCACAGATGGAGCGGGTAGAAAAGGCGCTCGTGCTGTACATGGTCGTATCGTGGCGTATCGCGCGGCTCATGCGTGTGGGCAGGACCTGTCCGGAGTTGGACGCGTCGCTGTTCTTTGCGGCTGACGAGATACACGGCGCCCATGTGCTCTGTAAGAAAGCGCGTCCCAAAAAACCGCCGACGCTCAACCAGATGATACGGATGGTCGGCTCACTGGGCGGATTTCTCGGGCGCAAGAACGACGGCGAACCAGGCGCGAAGACGCTATGGATTGGCATGCAGCGAGTTATGGATGCTGTGATCACCATACAGATCTTGCGCGACGGCTATGACACTTCTGTATAA
- the wecC gene encoding UDP-N-acetyl-D-mannosamine dehydrogenase: protein MDFETVSVVGLGYIGLPTAAAFAARRKRVIGVDISQHAVDTINRGAIHIVEPELDMLVHAAVTQGYLRATITPEPADAFLIAVPTPFSDGYKPDLRFIEAASHAIAPVLKKGDLVVLESTSPVGTTEQMAAWMSELRPDLTFPQQAGELSDIRIAHCPERVLPGHVIRELVENDRVIGGMTPRCSELARELYQSFVRGDCILTDARTAEMCKLTENSFRDVNIAFANELSIICDKLDINVWELIRLANRHPRVSILQPGPGVGGHCIAVDPWFIVDSAPEQARLIRTARTVNDAKPGYVIDRVERAARRFKEPVIACLGLAFKANIDDLRESPAVEIADELAERFAGQVVVVEPNVRTLPAALDGKVRLCELNEALLEADIIVILVDHAQFRRVDPVRFQAKVVIDTRGVLAHA, encoded by the coding sequence ATGGATTTTGAAACTGTTTCGGTAGTTGGCCTCGGCTACATCGGTCTGCCGACTGCAGCCGCATTTGCGGCGCGCCGCAAGCGTGTTATCGGCGTGGACATTAGTCAGCATGCGGTCGACACCATTAACCGCGGCGCCATTCACATTGTCGAGCCGGAACTCGACATGCTGGTGCACGCGGCGGTAACGCAAGGCTATCTGCGTGCGACCATCACGCCTGAGCCGGCAGATGCGTTTCTTATCGCGGTGCCGACACCTTTCTCGGACGGCTACAAACCGGACCTCCGTTTCATCGAGGCGGCGAGCCACGCGATTGCGCCGGTGCTCAAGAAGGGTGATCTCGTGGTGCTCGAATCGACATCGCCGGTCGGCACGACTGAACAGATGGCGGCCTGGATGTCGGAGCTTCGTCCCGATCTCACTTTTCCGCAACAGGCTGGCGAGCTATCCGACATCCGTATCGCACATTGTCCGGAGCGCGTGCTGCCCGGTCACGTGATTCGGGAACTGGTTGAGAACGACCGCGTAATTGGCGGCATGACGCCACGGTGCAGCGAATTGGCACGCGAACTCTATCAAAGCTTCGTGCGCGGCGATTGCATCTTGACGGATGCTCGAACAGCCGAGATGTGCAAGCTTACCGAGAACTCATTCCGCGACGTGAACATTGCCTTCGCGAACGAACTCTCGATCATTTGCGACAAGCTCGATATCAACGTGTGGGAACTGATCCGGCTTGCGAACCGGCATCCACGTGTAAGCATCCTGCAGCCAGGCCCTGGAGTGGGAGGTCATTGCATCGCCGTCGACCCTTGGTTCATCGTCGATTCAGCGCCCGAGCAGGCGCGTCTGATTCGTACCGCGAGAACCGTCAACGACGCCAAGCCTGGCTATGTCATCGACCGCGTCGAGCGCGCTGCGCGACGGTTCAAGGAGCCGGTGATCGCATGTCTCGGGCTGGCCTTCAAAGCGAATATCGACGACTTGCGTGAGAGCCCGGCAGTCGAAATCGCTGACGAACTCGCGGAGAGATTCGCGGGGCAGGTGGTGGTCGTCGAACCCAATGTCAGAACCTTGCCCGCGGCGCTCGACGGTAAGGTGCGGCTCTGCGAATTGAACGAAGCGCTGTTGGAGGCGGACATCATCGTCATTCTGGTCGACCATGCGCAGTTCCGGCGCGTGGATCCAGTCCGCTTCCAGGCGAAGGTCGTGATCGACACGCGCGGCGTGCTGGCGCATGCGTAG
- a CDS encoding YigZ family protein, with protein MAGTAPRAARIFSSTEVFALPTYTLPAALSAELEIRKSRFIAYAIPVADRDAAMAELRRLRDEHPAATHVCWALLAGGQSGMSDDGEPSGTAGRPILEVLRHHDLDGVLAAVVRYYGGVKLGAGGLVRAYTDAIASALLDAPRVERIAQVSLTVEVSYADEAKVRRWIDAEGYTLADSAYAMLVKMTIRLPVNVMEDAQRALVDMTQGKAGFF; from the coding sequence ATGGCGGGCACGGCGCCGCGTGCGGCCCGCATTTTTTCATCCACCGAAGTCTTTGCCTTGCCCACTTATACCTTGCCCGCGGCGCTGAGCGCGGAACTCGAGATTCGCAAGAGTCGATTTATTGCGTATGCGATACCGGTCGCCGACCGCGACGCCGCGATGGCCGAGTTGCGGCGTCTGCGCGACGAGCATCCCGCCGCGACGCACGTCTGCTGGGCGTTGCTGGCAGGCGGCCAGTCCGGCATGTCCGACGACGGCGAGCCCTCCGGCACCGCCGGCCGGCCGATTCTGGAAGTCTTGCGGCATCACGATCTGGACGGCGTGCTGGCCGCCGTCGTGCGCTACTACGGCGGCGTGAAGCTCGGCGCCGGCGGGCTCGTGCGCGCGTACACCGATGCGATTGCTTCGGCTTTACTGGATGCGCCGCGCGTCGAGCGGATTGCGCAGGTTTCGCTGACCGTCGAAGTCAGCTACGCCGACGAGGCGAAAGTGCGCCGATGGATCGACGCCGAAGGCTATACGCTTGCGGACAGCGCTTACGCGATGCTCGTGAAGATGACGATCCGTCTGCCTGTCAATGTGATGGAGGACGCTCAGCGAGCGTTGGTGGATATGACTCAGGGGAAAGCCGGGTTCTTCTGA